The DNA window GATCAGGATACCGAAGGTGAACTCGATTCCATCGGCACCGACCTCGCTTGCGGCTTCACCGCTTGTCCACTCGTAGAGCGTCTCGTTGTACACTTCGCCGCTCGCGACCACCGCGAGCATCCACAGCGAGAACAGCAGTGACGCTGCCGTCGCTGCGATGCCCGGAATCGCCCCCTTCTTCGGCAACCACTTGCCGAAGACGAGCGCGACCACGAAGGCCACCAGCGGGAACGCCGCTATCGCCGGCGCGTAGGAGAATGCCCCTTCCATCTTACCACCTCATCGTCGTTGGAACCGTGACGTCGACGTCACGGAAGTTTCGGTACAACACCAGGATGATCCCGAGCCCGACGGCCACCTCCGCGGCGGCCAGTCCCATCGTGAACAGGGCAAACACCTGTCCCGTCAGGTTGCCGTGGTAGAACGCGAAGGCGATCAGGTTGATGTTCGCCGCGTTCAACATGAGTTCGACGGACATCAGGAACATCAGTGCGTTTCGACGCGTCAACACGCCGACGAGCCCGATACAAAACAGGGCCATCGACAGCAAAACGTAGTACTCGACGCCGACCGTCATCGGTCTTCACCTCCCGACGACACGTCGTCGTCATCCGCATCCGCGTCGGGACCAGCAGCGACACCGTCGTCACCGTCATCGGTGGCGACGTCGTCCGTCGTCCCATTAGTGTCACCCGTTCCACCGTCGGTTGCCGCCGGTCCAGAGTGGCTAAAACCACTCGAGTCCCCGGAGCCGGTTCCAGGGGCTGCATCGCTCGGACCGATGCTCCCGAGCGCCGACACCGGTTCACCGTCTTCCTCGCGCTTTGCGAGGACGAGCGAGGCGTCGAGTGCGGCGTCGAGTGCGACCGCGATCAATAAGAACGCGGCGAGGAACGGCTCGGTTCCGGGCACGCCGTCGGATTGCTGAAGCGCGTCGAAATTGAAC is part of the Natronorubrum sediminis genome and encodes:
- the nuoK gene encoding NADH-quinone oxidoreductase subunit NuoK: MTVGVEYYVLLSMALFCIGLVGVLTRRNALMFLMSVELMLNAANINLIAFAFYHGNLTGQVFALFTMGLAAAEVAVGLGIILVLYRNFRDVDVTVPTTMRW